A stretch of the Malus sylvestris chromosome 10, drMalSylv7.2, whole genome shotgun sequence genome encodes the following:
- the LOC126586938 gene encoding chaperonin CPN60-2, mitochondrial isoform X2, with translation MYRFATNLASKARYFLLFTVQIGSKLISRRNYAAKEIRFGVEARAGMLRGVEELADAVKVTMGPKGRNVVLEQSFGAPKVTKDGVTVAKSIEFKDKVKNIGASLVKQVANATNDAAGDGTTCATVLTRAIFTEGCKSVAAGMNAMDLRRGISMAVDSVVANLKSRARMISTSEEIAQVGTISANGEREIGELIAKAMEKVGKEGVITIADGKTLYNELEVVEGMKLDRGYISPYFITNPKNQKCELEDPLILIHEKKLSNLNSIVKILELALQKQRPLVIVAEDVESEALATLIINKLRAGIKVCAIKAPGFGENRKANLQDLAILTGAQVITEELGLNIEKVGVETLGTCKRITVSKDDTVILDGAGDKKAIEERCEQLRSSIELSTSDYDKEKLQERLAKISGGVAVLKIGGASEAEVGEKKDRVTDALNATKAAVEEGIVPGGGAALLYASKELEKLVTANFDQKIGVQIIQNALKMPVSTIASNAGVEGAVVVGKLLEQDNPDLGYDAAKGEYVDMIKAGIIDPLKVIRTALVDAASVSSLMTTTEAVVVELPKDEKETPAMGGGMGGMDY, from the exons ATGTATCGCTTCGCCACTAACCTTGCCTCCAAAGCCAGGTAT TTTTTGTTGTTTACTGTTCAGATTGGTAGTAAATTGATTTCGAGAAGGAACTATGCGGCGAAAGAAATCAGATTCGGTGTTGAAGCCCGGGCCGGGATGCTTAGGGGTGTGGAAGAGCTCGCTGATGCTGTTAAAGTCACAATGGGGCCAAAA GGACGCAATGTTGTTCTAGAACAAAGCTTTGGTGCCCCTAAAGTGACAAAGGATGGTGTCACTGTAGCAAAGAGTATTGAGTTCAAAGATAAAGTCAAGAACATTGGTGCTAGTCTTGTAAAGCAGGTTGCAAATGCTACAAATGATGCAGCAGGAGATG GTACCACTTGTGCTACAGTCCTTACCCGCGCTATATTTACTGAAGGATGCAAGTCAGTGGCGGCTGGAATGAATGCTATGGACCTAAGACGAGGCATTTCAATGGCAGTTGATTCCGTTGTTGCAAACTTGAAGAGTAGGGCTCGGATGATCAGCACATCGGAAGAAATAGCtcaa GTTGGTACAATATCAGCAAACGGAGAGAGGGAAATTGGTGAGCTAATAGCTAAGGCTATGGAGAAAGTTGGCAAAGAGGGTGTTATTACCATAGCT GATGGAAAAACACTGTATAACGAGTTGGAGGTCGTTGAAGGAATGAAGCTGGATAGGGGCTACATATCCCCTTATTTTATCACCAATCCGAAGAACCAAAAATGC GAATTAGAAGACCCACTCATCCTGATCCATGAGAAGAAACTCTCAAATCTAAATTCTATAGTGAAAATATTAGAGTTGGCCTTGCAG AAACAAAGACCTCTTGTGATTGTTGCGGAAGATGTGGAAAGTGAAGCTCTAGCGACACTCATTATAAACAAGCTTCGTGCTGGAATTAAG GTTTGTGCAATTAAAGCCCCTGGATTTGGAGAAAACAGGAAGGCAAATTTGCAGGACCTAGCCATTCTTACGGGAGCCCag GTAATAACTGAAGAGCTTGGTCTGAACATCGAAAAAGTGGGAGTAGAAACACTTGGAACATGCAAAAGG ATTACGGTATCAAAAGATGACACCGTCATTCTTGATGGGGCTGGTGACAAGAAAGCCATTGAAGAAAGATGTGAACAG CTGAGATCATCAATTGAATTGAGCACTTCTGATTATGACAAAGAGAAGTTACAAGAGCGCCTTGCAAAGATTTCTGGTGGTGTTGCCGTCTTGAAG ATTGGTGGAGCTAGCGAAGCAGAAGTTGGTGAAAAGAAGGATAGAGTAACTGATGCCCTAAACGCCACCAAGGCTGCTGTAGAGGAAGGAATTGTACCTG GTGGTGGTGCTGCCCTTCTTTATGCCTCAAAAGAGCTGGAAAAGTTGGTGACTGCCAACTTCGATCAAAAGATTGGTGTTCAAATAATTCAGAATGCTCTCAAG ATGCCTGTATCCACAATAGCTTCTAATGCCGGAGTCGAGGGGGCTGTTGTCGTTGGCAAACTATTGGAGCAGGACAATCCTGACCTTGGATATGATGCAGCGAAAG GTGAATATGTAGACATGATTAAGGCTGGAATCATTGATCCATTGAAAGTCATTAGAACCGCCTTGGTAGATGCTGCAAG TGTTTCCTCGTTGATGACCACTACTGAGGCTGTTGTTGTCGAGCTTCCCAAGGACGAGAAGGAAACCCCTGCAATGGGAGGAGGCATGGGAGGCATGGATTACTAG
- the LOC126586938 gene encoding chaperonin CPN60-2, mitochondrial isoform X1: protein MYRFATNLASKARVARNSSQQIGSKLISRRNYAAKEIRFGVEARAGMLRGVEELADAVKVTMGPKGRNVVLEQSFGAPKVTKDGVTVAKSIEFKDKVKNIGASLVKQVANATNDAAGDGTTCATVLTRAIFTEGCKSVAAGMNAMDLRRGISMAVDSVVANLKSRARMISTSEEIAQVGTISANGEREIGELIAKAMEKVGKEGVITIADGKTLYNELEVVEGMKLDRGYISPYFITNPKNQKCELEDPLILIHEKKLSNLNSIVKILELALQKQRPLVIVAEDVESEALATLIINKLRAGIKVCAIKAPGFGENRKANLQDLAILTGAQVITEELGLNIEKVGVETLGTCKRITVSKDDTVILDGAGDKKAIEERCEQLRSSIELSTSDYDKEKLQERLAKISGGVAVLKIGGASEAEVGEKKDRVTDALNATKAAVEEGIVPGGGAALLYASKELEKLVTANFDQKIGVQIIQNALKMPVSTIASNAGVEGAVVVGKLLEQDNPDLGYDAAKGEYVDMIKAGIIDPLKVIRTALVDAASVSSLMTTTEAVVVELPKDEKETPAMGGGMGGMDY from the exons ATGTATCGCTTCGCCACTAACCTTGCCTCCAAAGCCAG GGTGGCTAGGAATAGTTCTCAACAG ATTGGTAGTAAATTGATTTCGAGAAGGAACTATGCGGCGAAAGAAATCAGATTCGGTGTTGAAGCCCGGGCCGGGATGCTTAGGGGTGTGGAAGAGCTCGCTGATGCTGTTAAAGTCACAATGGGGCCAAAA GGACGCAATGTTGTTCTAGAACAAAGCTTTGGTGCCCCTAAAGTGACAAAGGATGGTGTCACTGTAGCAAAGAGTATTGAGTTCAAAGATAAAGTCAAGAACATTGGTGCTAGTCTTGTAAAGCAGGTTGCAAATGCTACAAATGATGCAGCAGGAGATG GTACCACTTGTGCTACAGTCCTTACCCGCGCTATATTTACTGAAGGATGCAAGTCAGTGGCGGCTGGAATGAATGCTATGGACCTAAGACGAGGCATTTCAATGGCAGTTGATTCCGTTGTTGCAAACTTGAAGAGTAGGGCTCGGATGATCAGCACATCGGAAGAAATAGCtcaa GTTGGTACAATATCAGCAAACGGAGAGAGGGAAATTGGTGAGCTAATAGCTAAGGCTATGGAGAAAGTTGGCAAAGAGGGTGTTATTACCATAGCT GATGGAAAAACACTGTATAACGAGTTGGAGGTCGTTGAAGGAATGAAGCTGGATAGGGGCTACATATCCCCTTATTTTATCACCAATCCGAAGAACCAAAAATGC GAATTAGAAGACCCACTCATCCTGATCCATGAGAAGAAACTCTCAAATCTAAATTCTATAGTGAAAATATTAGAGTTGGCCTTGCAG AAACAAAGACCTCTTGTGATTGTTGCGGAAGATGTGGAAAGTGAAGCTCTAGCGACACTCATTATAAACAAGCTTCGTGCTGGAATTAAG GTTTGTGCAATTAAAGCCCCTGGATTTGGAGAAAACAGGAAGGCAAATTTGCAGGACCTAGCCATTCTTACGGGAGCCCag GTAATAACTGAAGAGCTTGGTCTGAACATCGAAAAAGTGGGAGTAGAAACACTTGGAACATGCAAAAGG ATTACGGTATCAAAAGATGACACCGTCATTCTTGATGGGGCTGGTGACAAGAAAGCCATTGAAGAAAGATGTGAACAG CTGAGATCATCAATTGAATTGAGCACTTCTGATTATGACAAAGAGAAGTTACAAGAGCGCCTTGCAAAGATTTCTGGTGGTGTTGCCGTCTTGAAG ATTGGTGGAGCTAGCGAAGCAGAAGTTGGTGAAAAGAAGGATAGAGTAACTGATGCCCTAAACGCCACCAAGGCTGCTGTAGAGGAAGGAATTGTACCTG GTGGTGGTGCTGCCCTTCTTTATGCCTCAAAAGAGCTGGAAAAGTTGGTGACTGCCAACTTCGATCAAAAGATTGGTGTTCAAATAATTCAGAATGCTCTCAAG ATGCCTGTATCCACAATAGCTTCTAATGCCGGAGTCGAGGGGGCTGTTGTCGTTGGCAAACTATTGGAGCAGGACAATCCTGACCTTGGATATGATGCAGCGAAAG GTGAATATGTAGACATGATTAAGGCTGGAATCATTGATCCATTGAAAGTCATTAGAACCGCCTTGGTAGATGCTGCAAG TGTTTCCTCGTTGATGACCACTACTGAGGCTGTTGTTGTCGAGCTTCCCAAGGACGAGAAGGAAACCCCTGCAATGGGAGGAGGCATGGGAGGCATGGATTACTAG
- the LOC126587078 gene encoding two-component response regulator 24-like has protein sequence MLKSKNATTKITALVVDDSMVNQIIHHKLLENHGIEIQVVGNGKEAIDVHCSGKQFDLILMDMDMPVMNGIEATRTLRAMGIRSTIAGVSSHSSLSEDAQEFIEAGIDDYQEKPLTPAKLVSILQKVNLHV, from the exons atgttgaaGAGCAAAAACGCAACGACGAAGATAACGGCGCTAGTCGTAGACGATAGCATGGtcaaccaaataattcaccacaAACTGTTGGAAAATCATGGCATAGAAATCCAGGTTGTAGGGAACGGGAAAGAAGCCATTGATGTCCACTGCTCAGGAAAACAATTTGACCTTATTCTCATGGACATGGATATGCCTGTCATGAATGGCATCGAG GCAACAAGGACGCTGCGTGCGATGGGAATTCGAAGTACGATTGCAGGTGTTTCGTCGCATTCGTCTCTCAGTGAAGACGCACAAGAATTTATAGAAGCAGGCATAGATGATTACCAAGAGAAACCATTAACTCCTGCTAAGCTAGTTTCCATCCTCCAAAAGGTTAATCTCCATGTTTGA